A genome region from Luteimonas galliterrae includes the following:
- the dinB gene encoding DNA polymerase IV: MRKILHIDMDAFYASVEQRDDPSLRGRPVVVAWRGARSVVCAASYEARKFGVRSAMPAVRAERLCPQAVFVPPDFVRYKAVSRQVREIFLRHTDLVEPLSLDEAYLDVTAPKSELPSATAIAETIRAQIRDETALTASAGVAPNKFLAKIASDWNKPDGQFVIRPAQVEAFLMPLPVARIPGVGKVMQAKLAELGIDTVGDLRAFALEDLEARFGSFGARLYRRARGIDERPVEPNQPVQSISAEDTFERDLPLSEIEPTIRRLAEKTWQAAAKTERVGRTVVLKLKTAQFRILTRSHTPEAPPASLQQFVDIALSLRHRVDLAEDTRYRLVGVGLGGFRDRNLAPQAALFETDTEDGGSRSR, encoded by the coding sequence ATGCGCAAGATCCTCCACATCGACATGGACGCTTTCTACGCCTCGGTCGAGCAGCGCGACGACCCGTCGCTGCGCGGCCGTCCGGTGGTGGTGGCCTGGCGCGGCGCGCGTTCGGTGGTATGCGCAGCTTCCTACGAGGCGCGCAAGTTCGGCGTGCGCTCGGCGATGCCGGCGGTGCGCGCCGAGCGGCTCTGCCCGCAGGCGGTGTTCGTGCCGCCGGACTTCGTGCGCTACAAGGCGGTGTCGCGGCAGGTGCGCGAGATCTTCCTGCGCCATACCGATCTGGTCGAGCCGCTGTCGCTGGACGAAGCCTATCTGGACGTCACCGCGCCCAAAAGCGAATTGCCCAGCGCGACCGCGATCGCCGAAACGATCCGCGCACAAATCCGCGACGAAACCGCCTTGACCGCCTCTGCCGGCGTAGCGCCGAACAAGTTCCTAGCCAAGATCGCTTCCGACTGGAACAAGCCGGACGGCCAGTTCGTGATCCGTCCGGCCCAGGTCGAAGCCTTCCTGATGCCGCTGCCGGTGGCGCGCATTCCGGGCGTGGGCAAGGTGATGCAGGCCAAGCTGGCCGAACTGGGCATCGATACCGTCGGCGATCTGCGCGCGTTCGCGCTCGAGGACCTGGAAGCGCGCTTCGGCAGCTTCGGCGCGCGCCTGTACCGCCGCGCGCGCGGCATCGACGAGCGTCCCGTCGAACCGAACCAGCCGGTGCAGTCGATCTCGGCCGAGGATACGTTCGAACGCGATCTGCCGCTGTCGGAGATCGAGCCGACGATCCGCCGGCTGGCCGAGAAGACCTGGCAAGCGGCGGCGAAGACCGAACGCGTCGGCAGGACCGTGGTGCTCAAACTGAAAACCGCGCAGTTCCGGATACTGACCCGCAGTCATACACCGGAAGCGCCACCGGCTTCGCTGCAACAGTTTGTCGACATCGCGTTATCGCTGCGCCATCGCGTCGATCTGGCGGAAGACACGCGCTATCGGCTGGTGGGCGTGGGACTTGGGGGGTTCCGTGATCGCAACCTTGCCCCGCAAGCCGCCTTGTTCGAAACGGACACGGAGGACGGTGGCTCTCGGTCACGCTAG
- a CDS encoding efflux RND transporter periplasmic adaptor subunit has translation MSIRDTSGQDRTIGIRDTSGQDRSFAMPGKARKLPSKNALLIGGACLAVLLLGAWVVSGWSGGSRSVDSARVRIAEVKRGDLVRDISADGRVIAANSPTLYAIAGGTVTLKVVAGDVVKKGQALAEIDSPELRSKLAQEEATLASLEAEASRAALDAQLARATARKAFDQAEIERVAAQRDLERYQRGFEGGAVAQVDVAKAQDELKKAEIGLEHARKDEGLQGQGAGLDTRNKRLLADRQRAIVIEQRRQVEALTLRAPFDGQVGQVQITQRQNVAINAPILSVVDLSVFEVEIKVPESFARDLAIGMPAQLTSGTGDPYPGKVSAVSPEVVNGEVNARLRFDKKQPPGLRQNQRLSARIVLDTRRNALKVERGPFLEQNGGRYAYVVDGSSAVRRPIRTGVSSLGEVEILEGLQPGERIVVSGSDQFGDAERIKIN, from the coding sequence ATGAGCATCCGCGACACCTCCGGCCAAGACCGCACCATCGGCATCCGCGACACGTCCGGCCAGGACCGCAGCTTCGCCATGCCGGGCAAGGCCCGCAAGCTGCCGAGCAAGAACGCGCTGTTGATCGGCGGCGCCTGCCTCGCCGTGCTGCTGCTCGGCGCCTGGGTCGTCAGCGGCTGGAGCGGCGGCAGCCGCTCCGTGGACAGCGCGCGCGTGCGCATCGCCGAGGTGAAGCGCGGCGACCTGGTGCGCGACATATCCGCCGACGGCCGCGTGATCGCTGCCAACAGCCCGACGCTGTACGCGATCGCCGGCGGCACGGTGACGCTCAAGGTGGTGGCCGGCGACGTGGTCAAGAAAGGCCAGGCGTTGGCCGAGATCGACAGTCCCGAACTGCGTAGCAAGTTGGCGCAGGAGGAAGCGACGCTCGCCAGCCTGGAGGCCGAGGCCAGCCGCGCGGCGTTGGATGCGCAACTCGCGCGCGCGACCGCACGCAAGGCTTTCGACCAGGCCGAGATCGAACGCGTCGCCGCGCAACGCGACTTGGAACGCTACCAGCGCGGCTTCGAAGGCGGCGCGGTCGCGCAGGTGGACGTGGCCAAGGCCCAGGACGAACTGAAGAAGGCCGAGATCGGCCTCGAGCACGCACGCAAGGACGAAGGCCTGCAAGGCCAGGGCGCGGGTCTGGATACGCGCAACAAGCGTCTGCTGGCCGACCGCCAGCGCGCGATCGTCATCGAACAACGGCGCCAGGTGGAAGCGCTGACGCTGCGCGCGCCCTTCGACGGACAAGTGGGCCAGGTGCAGATCACCCAGCGCCAGAACGTGGCGATCAACGCGCCGATCCTGAGCGTGGTCGACCTGAGCGTGTTCGAAGTGGAAATCAAGGTGCCGGAAAGCTTCGCGCGCGATCTCGCCATCGGCATGCCGGCGCAGCTGACCAGCGGCACCGGCGACCCGTATCCGGGCAAGGTGTCCGCGGTATCGCCGGAAGTGGTCAACGGCGAAGTCAACGCCCGCCTGCGCTTCGACAAGAAGCAACCGCCCGGCCTGCGCCAGAACCAGCGCCTGAGCGCGCGGATCGTGCTGGACACGCGCCGCAACGCGCTGAAGGTCGAGCGCGGCCCGTTCCTGGAGCAGAACGGCGGCCGCTACGCCTATGTGGTCGACGGCAGCAGCGCGGTACGCCGGCCGATCCGGACCGGCGTCAGCAGCCTGGGCGAAGTCGAAATACTGGAAGGCCTGCAACCGGGCGAACGCATCGTCGTTTCCGGCAGCGACCAGTTCGGCGATGCCGAGCGCATAAAAATCAATTGA
- a CDS encoding TfoX/Sxy family protein: MSGEKLRNIGPKSAAWLRQVGLRSRADLEAAGALEAFMRVKRAGFKPSLNLLYALEGALLDCHWQEVPEARRAELVQAAEAAIAKLPPPRGRPAATPVTTTMMQEEAPPALSFFDEPGDTEHDQD; this comes from the coding sequence ATGAGCGGCGAGAAACTGCGCAATATCGGCCCCAAGAGCGCAGCCTGGCTGCGTCAGGTGGGACTGCGCTCGCGTGCGGACCTGGAAGCGGCCGGTGCGCTGGAAGCTTTCATGCGGGTCAAGCGTGCCGGCTTCAAACCCAGCTTGAATCTGTTGTACGCGCTGGAAGGCGCGCTGCTCGACTGCCATTGGCAGGAAGTGCCCGAAGCGCGCCGCGCCGAACTCGTGCAGGCCGCCGAAGCCGCCATCGCGAAACTGCCACCGCCGCGCGGCCGCCCCGCGGCCACGCCGGTTACCACGACGATGATGCAGGAAGAGGCGCCGCCGGCGCTGAGTTTCTTCGACGAGCCGGGCGACACCGAGCACGATCAGGACTGA
- a CDS encoding SBBP repeat-containing protein gives MKSFGILAVGCLAASLATYTTDAAAQTRAWGTFFGGMKEEIGHKVAVDAAGNVYVVGKTHSGDGIATPDGFDPFFNNPAEGYLAKFDSDGALIWSTYYGDGPGTELVDVGLDQNGNVYVVGTTKCPSEGLANTFDKSCDGPSDMVLAKFSPGGALQWNTYFGGDSTDGATAISVTPAGNVYLIGSTISSMGLVPPSSVDATHGGGWDGVVAKFGTQGNLLWARYYGGESIDLATDIACRPAMAEDICFITGQTSSTGGIATKNGHDIDFGGEFDAFLARISGTIGKTVWGSYYGGSDMEDQTSVAIDQNFDAVLGGVTLSDAFAATPDAEDVDLNGGADLFLARFDAGGSRKTGRYLGTIHVEQTLLDVGLDAESNVYVFSEANSANWTGMVTPGAYDTLYGGGQNDLVLTKLDADLHKLWGTLYGGNGAELGTSDFGSARPGGGIALDAQNHIYVTGPSNSTDEALSSPGSHKPMSQEIDAFVAEFVQ, from the coding sequence ATGAAATCGTTCGGAATACTGGCGGTTGGCTGTTTAGCCGCTTCTTTAGCCACTTACACAACCGACGCAGCCGCCCAGACCCGAGCTTGGGGCACGTTTTTCGGCGGTATGAAGGAAGAAATCGGCCATAAGGTCGCAGTCGACGCAGCAGGAAATGTGTACGTTGTAGGCAAAACCCACTCTGGAGACGGCATTGCCACACCCGACGGGTTTGATCCCTTCTTCAACAACCCCGCCGAGGGCTACCTCGCCAAATTCGACAGCGATGGTGCACTGATATGGAGCACCTATTACGGCGACGGTCCGGGCACGGAGCTCGTCGATGTCGGTCTCGACCAAAATGGCAACGTCTATGTGGTCGGGACGACGAAGTGTCCATCCGAAGGGCTGGCAAATACCTTCGATAAATCTTGCGACGGTCCCTCAGACATGGTGCTGGCTAAGTTCAGCCCTGGCGGGGCTCTGCAATGGAACACTTATTTCGGTGGCGATTCCACGGATGGCGCAACCGCAATTTCAGTTACGCCCGCCGGCAACGTTTATCTGATCGGCTCCACAATTTCTTCAATGGGGCTAGTCCCTCCCTCGAGCGTCGATGCCACCCATGGCGGCGGGTGGGATGGGGTCGTCGCAAAATTCGGCACGCAGGGTAACTTGCTGTGGGCGCGTTACTACGGCGGTGAGTCAATAGACCTCGCAACTGATATCGCGTGCAGACCTGCAATGGCAGAAGATATTTGTTTCATCACTGGCCAAACCAGTTCTACAGGCGGCATCGCAACGAAAAATGGGCACGACATAGATTTTGGCGGCGAGTTTGACGCTTTTTTGGCCAGAATCAGTGGCACAATCGGAAAGACCGTCTGGGGTTCTTATTATGGCGGTAGCGACATGGAAGACCAGACAAGCGTAGCAATAGATCAGAATTTCGATGCAGTTCTTGGCGGGGTAACGCTTTCCGACGCCTTCGCCGCTACTCCGGATGCAGAGGACGTAGACCTCAATGGAGGGGCAGATCTCTTCCTGGCCAGGTTCGATGCCGGCGGTTCTCGGAAAACTGGGCGTTATCTCGGCACCATACACGTCGAGCAAACTCTGTTAGATGTTGGCCTGGACGCCGAAAGCAATGTATATGTCTTCAGCGAGGCAAACAGCGCCAACTGGACCGGCATGGTGACGCCTGGTGCTTATGACACTCTGTATGGCGGCGGGCAAAATGACCTCGTTCTGACGAAGTTGGACGCCGACCTTCACAAACTCTGGGGTACGCTGTATGGCGGCAACGGCGCTGAACTCGGTACAAGTGATTTTGGTTCTGCGAGGCCCGGTGGAGGCATCGCTCTAGATGCCCAAAATCACATATACGTGACGGGCCCAAGCAATTCCACAGATGAGGCCCTATCGTCACCGGGAAGCCATAAGCCAATGAGCCAGGAAATTGATGCGTTCGTAGCTGAGTTTGTGCAGTAA
- the glmS gene encoding glutamine--fructose-6-phosphate transaminase (isomerizing), producing the protein MCGIVGAIADRDVVPLLIEGLKRLEYRGYDSAGIAVVDSDAVRRVRRTGRVAEMEAAAGAEGFHASLGIGHTRWATHGGVTEGNAHPHISHGELALVHNGIIENHEQQRERLRALGYEFESQTDTEVIAHLIHHYQSEGHDLLAALQRAVKELDGAYAIAVISKRDPQRMVCARMGCPLLVGLGEGENFVASDVSAIVSATRRVIFLEEGDTAEATREQVRVFDAAGNEVKREVHVSDVSLASLELGPYRHFMQKEIHEQPRAIADTIEAIIDQNRFTPALFGAGAEEVLRDIDAVQILACGTSYYAGLVARYWMESIAGIPCAVDIASEYRYRQVVANPKQLIVTISQSGETLDTMEALKYAKSLGQERTLSICNVPESAIPRASKLVFYTRAGAEIGVASTKAFTTQLVALFALTGTLAKLHGRLDARQEAELLEALRHLPGSVQHALNLEPQIMAWSERFAPKQHALFLGRGVHYPIALEGALKLKEISYIHAEAYPAGELKHGPLALVDADMPVVVIAPNDKLLEKVKSNIQEVRARGGEMFVFTDQDSQFTDSEGVHVIRTPRHVGVLSPIVHAIPVQLLAYHAALARGTDVDKPRNLAKSVTVE; encoded by the coding sequence ATGTGCGGCATCGTTGGCGCGATCGCGGATCGCGATGTGGTTCCGTTATTGATCGAAGGCCTCAAACGGCTTGAGTACCGCGGCTACGATTCGGCCGGCATCGCCGTGGTCGACAGCGATGCGGTAAGGCGCGTGCGCCGCACCGGCCGCGTCGCCGAGATGGAGGCCGCCGCCGGCGCCGAAGGTTTCCATGCCTCGCTGGGCATCGGCCACACCCGTTGGGCCACCCATGGCGGCGTCACCGAAGGCAATGCCCATCCGCACATCAGCCACGGCGAACTGGCCCTGGTGCACAACGGCATCATCGAGAACCACGAGCAGCAACGCGAACGCTTGCGCGCGCTCGGTTACGAATTCGAATCGCAGACCGACACCGAGGTCATCGCGCACCTGATCCACCATTATCAGAGCGAAGGCCACGATCTGCTCGCCGCGCTGCAGCGGGCGGTGAAGGAACTCGACGGCGCCTACGCGATCGCCGTGATCAGCAAGCGCGATCCGCAACGCATGGTGTGCGCGCGGATGGGCTGCCCGCTGCTGGTCGGCCTGGGCGAGGGCGAGAATTTCGTCGCCTCCGACGTGTCGGCGATCGTATCGGCGACCCGCCGCGTGATCTTCCTGGAGGAAGGCGACACCGCCGAAGCGACGCGCGAGCAGGTGCGCGTGTTCGACGCCGCCGGCAACGAAGTCAAGCGCGAAGTGCACGTGTCCGACGTGTCGCTGGCCTCGCTGGAACTCGGCCCTTACCGGCACTTCATGCAGAAGGAGATCCACGAGCAGCCGCGCGCCATCGCCGACACCATCGAAGCGATCATCGACCAGAACCGGTTCACGCCGGCCTTGTTCGGCGCGGGCGCCGAAGAAGTCCTGCGCGACATCGATGCGGTGCAGATCCTGGCTTGCGGCACCAGCTATTACGCCGGGCTCGTTGCGCGCTATTGGATGGAGTCGATCGCCGGCATTCCCTGCGCCGTCGATATCGCCAGCGAGTACCGCTATCGCCAGGTGGTCGCCAATCCCAAGCAGCTGATCGTCACCATCTCCCAGTCCGGCGAAACGCTGGACACGATGGAGGCGCTGAAATACGCCAAGTCGTTGGGCCAGGAGCGTACGCTTTCGATCTGCAACGTGCCCGAAAGCGCGATCCCGCGCGCCAGCAAGCTGGTGTTCTACACCCGTGCCGGCGCCGAGATCGGCGTCGCTTCTACCAAGGCCTTCACTACCCAGCTGGTGGCGTTGTTCGCGTTGACCGGCACGCTGGCCAAGCTGCACGGCCGCCTGGACGCGCGGCAGGAAGCCGAGCTGCTGGAAGCCCTGCGCCATCTGCCCGGCAGCGTGCAGCACGCCTTGAACCTGGAACCGCAGATCATGGCCTGGTCGGAGCGTTTCGCGCCCAAGCAGCACGCGCTGTTCCTGGGCCGCGGTGTGCATTACCCGATCGCGCTGGAAGGCGCGCTCAAGCTAAAGGAAATCTCCTACATCCACGCCGAGGCCTACCCGGCCGGCGAACTCAAGCACGGGCCGCTGGCGCTGGTCGACGCCGACATGCCGGTGGTGGTGATCGCGCCCAACGACAAGCTGCTGGAGAAGGTGAAGTCCAACATCCAGGAAGTGCGCGCGCGCGGTGGCGAGATGTTCGTGTTCACCGACCAGGACAGCCAGTTCACCGATTCGGAAGGCGTGCACGTGATCCGCACGCCGCGGCATGTCGGCGTGCTGAGCCCGATCGTGCACGCGATACCGGTGCAGCTGTTGGCCTACCACGCCGCACTGGCGCGCGGGACGGATGTCGACAAGCCACGCAACTTGGCCAAATCCGTCACGGTCGAGTAG